The following DNA comes from Streptomyces sp. NBC_00690.
CCTGCGCCCGCAGCCGGTGCGGTGAGACCGCCGCGACCAGCGGACCCACACACACCAGCGCGATCCCAACGCACATCGAGGCCAGGACGTAGGCGGCGAGCAGCAGCCAGACGGGCCGGAACCAGATGCCGCCCGAGATGATGACCCCGTACACGAGGATCGAGCCGCCGGCGATCAGCACGGTCATCTCCGGCCGTTGCCGAAACACCCGGTCGAAGTACTGGCCGCCGGCCACCATGGCGCCGATCACGGGTAGTTGGGTCAGTGAGAAGATCAGTCCGCGGTCGAAGGCGTCCAAGTGGTACTCGTCGCCCAGCAGGAGCGACATCTGGACCGGCACGGTGAACAGGGCCAGCCCGAGGACGCCGATGCCGAGGCACATAAAGAGGAACGTCTTGACCTGCATCATCTGCCGGAAGCCGTGGAAGATCCCGACGGGGCGCTCCTCGGCGGCTGGACCGGCCGTATCGCCCTGGGTCGCGGGCAGATCGGCCCCACCGCGCTGCGGTTCCTTCAAAAAGACGGCCGCTGCGATGGCGAGCAGTGCGTACGGCACCGCAAGGCCGATGTAGGCCCAGCGCCAGGACTCGCCGCCTTCGCCCGCAAGACCGGCCAGCGACCCGGCGAGCGCGGGCCCGACGGCCTGGCCGATCGGGGTGGCCGTCGCATGGAGGGCGTAGATCCGGCCGCGTCCCTCGACGGGGTAGGCGTCGGCGATCAGGGAACCGAAGACGGGGTTGGAGTATGCCGCCGCCAGTCCGATGAAGGCGTAGGCGGTGAAGAGGTGCCAGACGTTCTGGGCGAGCCCGGCACCGATCAGGGACATGGTCCCGACGACGGCCGAGACCACGACGAGCTTCTTACGGTTGACCCGGACGGCCAACCAGGCCATGGGTATCCCACCGAGGACCAGTGCGACACCGGTGAACCCGGCGGTGGCGACGAACGCGGCGTCGGAGATGCCGAAGGTGTTGCGGATGTCGGGGGCGAGGGTGCTGGTCGCCTCGCGACTCAGTTGCTCCATCACGACGAGGGGTACGGCGAGCAGACAGATGCTCCACCCACCGCGCCGGAGGGTGTCACGCAGTCTCAGACCGGTGGAGTCGAAGGGGCCGGGGGCGATGAGGCCGGGGGCCGTGATGTCGTCGACCGGGGAGCCGGTCACATCGTGGAGGCTCTTGGCGGGCCCGGGTGGCTCTCCGGGTGGTTGCGCAGGAGGGACCCCGGGTGCGGCGACCCGGGGAAGGGGATTGGACATGGGCGTACTCCCTGAAGGGTCCCTGGGGGAGGGAGGGGGTGAGGCGGGGACGCGGGGAGTGGGGGGAATGCACGGTTCCGGCGGAGGGGGCGCACGGAACAGGTCCTGGAACCGCCGGTACTGGAGCCGACGGGCAGGCACCTAAAGGGTTGTTCGGGTACGGAGGAGGCTGGACGGATACCGGAGGGTTCTGCGGTGAAGATCCCGCAATCCGCGGGGGCGGCCCGGGGCCGGGAGGTCTTAGAGGAGCTAACAGAAAGCTGTGGTGGAAGCCATGTCCTCTTCCCCTGGCGGATCGTTGGGCGGGGTATGGGGAAGGGGAATGGTCCGCCGTGGGTGGTGTCGGACGACCTGTGGATGCGGGTCGAGCCGCTGCTGCCGGTCAGGCAGCGCCGGTCGTGCAACCCGGGGCGGCTGCCGCTTGATGACCGCGGTTGCCTGCAGGGCATCTTGTTCGTGCTGCACACCGGGATCCAGTGGGAGTGGCTGCCGCAGGAGCTCGGGTTCGGCTCCGGAATGACGTGCTGGCGGAGGCTGCGGGACTGGCACGAGGCCGGTGTCTGGGACCGGCTGCACCAGCTGCTTCTCACCGAACTGCATCGCGCGGGGAAGCTGGACTGGTCCCGGGCGGTGATCGACGGCTCGCACCGCCAAGCCCGTCGGGGCGGCCCAAAACCGGGCCGAGCCCGGTCGACCGCGCCCGGCCCGGCTCGAAGCACCACATCATCACCGATGCCGTCGGCACACCGCTTGCCATCACCCTGACCGGCGGAAACCGCCACGACGTCACCCAGCTACTGCCCCTACTCGACGCGATCCCCCGCATCCGCGGGACCACCGGCCGGCCACGCCACCGTCCCCGGCAGCTGTTCGCCGACCGAGGCTACGACTACGACAAGTACCGCCGACTGCTGTGGAAGCGCGGCATCAAACCAGTCATCGCTCGCCGGGGCGTGCCCCACGGCTCCGGCCTAGGCACTGTTCGGTGGGTCGTCGAGCGCACGAACGCTTGGATTCATGGCTTCCGACGGCTACGGATCCGCTGGGACATCCGCGACGACATCCACGAAGCGTTCCTGAAACTCGCCTGCTGCGTGATCACCTACAGACGAGTCCAGGCATTGTGTTAGCTCCTCTTAGAGCCGCCCGTCGAGCCAGTCGAAGGTGTACTCGGCGGCAGTTGCGGTTCCACCGTTTTGGCAGTGCAACTGTGCGGTGCTGTCCTCGTCGAAGAGCATGAACTCCTTGGGGCAGGCCAGAGCGTCGTACAACAACTCCGCCTGACCGGTGGAGAATCGTTCCTCCGCACCGTCCATCACCAGGGTCTCGCACTCGATCCCGGCCGCGACATCGGTGAGATCGCAGGCATCGAACTCCTGGAAGAGCTCGTACGGCGTCGAGGTCCCGTGCTTCCACGCGGAGTCGCGCAGGAACCATTCGGCCAGCGGTGAGTGGGCGGCCATCGACGCGACGGCCCCGTTGAACACCTCGGGCCCGGCAGCCAGCGCGTCGCCGAGCGACTCGGGGAGCCCGGACCGGATGGAGTCACCCCAGTGCAGAACACCCGGGTTGGCGACGCACACCTTGAGCCGCTTCTCGAAGGCGGCGGCGCGGGGGGCCAGATAGCCGCCGAAGCTCAGCCCCATCAGACCGATACGGTCCGGCGCCACTCCGTCGAGGGTGACGGCGACATCCACGATCGGGGTGACGACCTTCTCCCAGTCGTACCGGAACGGCAGATTGTTGAGCCGTAGGGTCAGCCCCTGGCCAGGACACTGCACGGACAGACAGTGGTATCCGCGTCGGATGGCTCCGTCGTAGACCCAGCGGGTGTCCTCCGGCCAGGCGTCCCGACCCTGGAAGAAGATCAGTAGCGGCGCAGGGCCCTTGGCGACCGGACTGCGGTAGAGGTAGGAGTGCAGAAAGCTTCCCTCGTACGGTATTCGCACGGGCTCCCCGGGATACCCCGACAGCGTCAGATAGCGGTCGTAGCTGCTGATGGCGTTCGCGCGGGTACGGGGATCCTCCGGGTGGCTGAAATGCATCAGCGAAGCACGCCAGTAGGTGGAGGCACGCAGATAGGCGTCGCCCGCCGTGACGTTCCGGCCGCGCTTTTCCGCGGCTTCGGCGCGCTGCTGGAGCGCATGGGCGCGTTCGCTCCATGCCGCGACCCAGCTTTCCTCGTCGTCGACACGTATCTGACGGGCGACCTCAAGACATTCGCCCAGATCTGACATGCCGAAGAACATCATGCTCAACTGGTGCTTGATCTGGTCGTCCATCACTTCGCTGGCGATGAACTGGTGTGAAGTCCATCGAGGCCCGGCAATCAGCGGGTTGGGCCATGCTTCGGTATTCGTGGACAAAGCAGTTCTCCTCATTGATACGGGTCCCGTCAGGACCGCGAGGGCCTTTTGGTCAGACTCCTGAATGAGCTGTCGGTGAATGATCTGCCGAATCAACGAGGATTCAGCACGGGCGGGATGCGTCCGGCCCAGGGGCGCGCGGCTTCCAATTGCGCGGCCAGCCGGTACAACAGCCCTTCGTCACCGTAGGGTCCGATGAAATGGGTTCCGATGGGGATACCGGCGGAATTCCAGTAGAGGGGAACGGACATCGCGGGCTGTCCCGTGATGTTGATCAGCATCGTGAACGGGAGAAAGGCGGCAGAGGCGCGCAGTCCACGCGTCGGGTCCTCGGGTGTCGAGGTGAAGGAGCCGAGCGGCGGCGCGGGCGCGCCCGCAGTGGGCGTCAACCAGACGTCGTACGGCTCCTGGAAGGCGGCCAGTCCGTCGCAGAGCGTCTGCAACTCGGCGAGGGCGTCGAAGTACTCTCCCAGCCCGGTGGTCACGGACCGTCCGCCCTGGATCATCGCCCAGGTGCCGGCCTCGAAGTCCTGCTCACGGGCCTGCCGGCCGAGGGTCTGCTCCATCCGCGCCACATCCCAGGCGAACCCGGCCGACGACACCGCGCTGAACGCCTTGGCGATCCCGGCGGCGTCCAGTCGGGGCGTGCCCTCCTCGACATGGTGTCCGAGGCCCTCGCAGAGACGGGCCGCGTCCTCGACCGCCGCCAGACAGTCGGGATGGAGCGGTGAACCGGTGGGCGACTGGCGGCTGAAGACGATCCGCAGCCGCCCCGGGTCGCGTCGGGTCTCCTCCAGATACGGGCGCTCGGGCCGCGGCGCCGTGTAGGGGTCGCCGCGCAGCGGTCCGGCGGTGGCATCGAGCAGGGCGGCGCAGTCCCGCACGCTCAGGGTCACCGCGTGCTCGCTGAGTATGGCGATCCGGGGGGAGAGTCCGGCCTTGCGGCGGGCCGAGGAGATCCGGAGCCGGGTCGGCTTCATCCCGAACACCCCGCAGTTCCCGGCCGGAACGCGGATCGACCCGCCGCTGTCACTCGCGTTGGCCATGGGCACCATCCGCGCGGCGACGGCCGCCGCCGCACCACCGCTCGACCCGCCCGCCGACAGACCGGTGTCCCAGGGGTTGCGGGTGGGCCCGTGCAGTTCGGGTTCGGTGGTGGGCAGCAGTCCGAACTCGGGCAGATTCGTCTTGCCGCACACCACGAGACCGGCGGCTTTGTAGCGTCGGGTGAGTTCGCCGTCGTCGGTGGGCACGTAGTCCGCGAGGAATCTGCTCGCGGAGGTCATCGGGACCCCGGCGTATCCGACTCCGCCGCCGTCCTTCAGGAGAAAGGGAACTCCGGTGAACGGACCTTCGGGTAGCACTCCGGAAGCGGTCGAACGCGCTTCGTCATACATGGTGTGAATGACCGCGTTGATTTCTGGATTGACCTGCTCGATACGCTCGATAGCGGCTTCCAGAAGATCCTTCGGCGATATTTGTCCGGTACGGATCAACTCTGCCTGACCCAGCGCGTCAAACTCAGATGGTTCGCTCATAGGGCGGCCACTTCTCCCCTACTCGAAAGTAGTTAAGCTCTTTAATCATGGCGGGAGCATAACCCTGGCGTCCCGCGATCACGCAAGAGGGTTGGCAGAGG
Coding sequences within:
- a CDS encoding amidase, producing the protein MSEPSEFDALGQAELIRTGQISPKDLLEAAIERIEQVNPEINAVIHTMYDEARSTASGVLPEGPFTGVPFLLKDGGGVGYAGVPMTSASRFLADYVPTDDGELTRRYKAAGLVVCGKTNLPEFGLLPTTEPELHGPTRNPWDTGLSAGGSSGGAAAAVAARMVPMANASDSGGSIRVPAGNCGVFGMKPTRLRISSARRKAGLSPRIAILSEHAVTLSVRDCAALLDATAGPLRGDPYTAPRPERPYLEETRRDPGRLRIVFSRQSPTGSPLHPDCLAAVEDAARLCEGLGHHVEEGTPRLDAAGIAKAFSAVSSAGFAWDVARMEQTLGRQAREQDFEAGTWAMIQGGRSVTTGLGEYFDALAELQTLCDGLAAFQEPYDVWLTPTAGAPAPPLGSFTSTPEDPTRGLRASAAFLPFTMLINITGQPAMSVPLYWNSAGIPIGTHFIGPYGDEGLLYRLAAQLEAARPWAGRIPPVLNPR
- a CDS encoding alpha/beta hydrolase family protein; its protein translation is MSTNTEAWPNPLIAGPRWTSHQFIASEVMDDQIKHQLSMMFFGMSDLGECLEVARQIRVDDEESWVAAWSERAHALQQRAEAAEKRGRNVTAGDAYLRASTYWRASLMHFSHPEDPRTRANAISSYDRYLTLSGYPGEPVRIPYEGSFLHSYLYRSPVAKGPAPLLIFFQGRDAWPEDTRWVYDGAIRRGYHCLSVQCPGQGLTLRLNNLPFRYDWEKVVTPIVDVAVTLDGVAPDRIGLMGLSFGGYLAPRAAAFEKRLKVCVANPGVLHWGDSIRSGLPESLGDALAAGPEVFNGAVASMAAHSPLAEWFLRDSAWKHGTSTPYELFQEFDACDLTDVAAGIECETLVMDGAEERFSTGQAELLYDALACPKEFMLFDEDSTAQLHCQNGGTATAAEYTFDWLDGRL
- a CDS encoding MFS transporter; this encodes MSNPLPRVAAPGVPPAQPPGEPPGPAKSLHDVTGSPVDDITAPGLIAPGPFDSTGLRLRDTLRRGGWSICLLAVPLVVMEQLSREATSTLAPDIRNTFGISDAAFVATAGFTGVALVLGGIPMAWLAVRVNRKKLVVVSAVVGTMSLIGAGLAQNVWHLFTAYAFIGLAAAYSNPVFGSLIADAYPVEGRGRIYALHATATPIGQAVGPALAGSLAGLAGEGGESWRWAYIGLAVPYALLAIAAAVFLKEPQRGGADLPATQGDTAGPAAEERPVGIFHGFRQMMQVKTFLFMCLGIGVLGLALFTVPVQMSLLLGDEYHLDAFDRGLIFSLTQLPVIGAMVAGGQYFDRVFRQRPEMTVLIAGGSILVYGVIISGGIWFRPVWLLLAAYVLASMCVGIALVCVGPLVAAVSPHRLRAQAFAFLPVFTFLMGGFFGSIFAGFISDSFGPRTAITSAVAFSAFTAGLLFLRGRSHLRHDIAVAAREPDPVPV
- a CDS encoding IS5 family transposase (programmed frameshift), translating into MGKGNGPPWVVSDDLWMRVEPLLPVRQRRSCNPGRLPLDDRGCLQGILFVLHTGIQWEWLPQELGFGSGMTCWRRLRDWHEAGVWDRLHQLLLTELHRAGKLDWSRAVIDGSHRQARRGGPKTGPSPVDRARPGSKHHIITDAVGTPLAITLTGGNRHDVTQLLPLLDAIPRIRGTTGRPRHRPRQLFADRGYDYDKYRRLLWKRGIKPVIARRGVPHGSGLGTVRWVVERTNAWIHGFRRLRIRWDIRDDIHEAFLKLACCVITYRRVQALC